From Lolium perenne isolate Kyuss_39 chromosome 5, Kyuss_2.0, whole genome shotgun sequence, a single genomic window includes:
- the LOC139831393 gene encoding uncharacterized protein codes for MEYCMSREFRVTMTRPGSPFRRIVIQGEDGSVFVVNIGVHGSATVVSLVRVSVRTSVWPLYRVKMWARGPLLSSKADCKRDVVRMAAYASSSASPGAVPVEELMSFLVVPGPYLVGDGSSKKLHLYIRICKHM; via the coding sequence ATGGAGTATTGCATGTCCAGagagttccgggtgaccatgacgcGCCCGGGTTCGCCGTTCAGGCGTATCGTCATCCAAGGGGAGGACGGCTCAGTGTTCGTCGTGAACATCGGCGTGCACGGCTCGGCCACTGTCGTGTCTTTGGTGCGCGTCAGCGTGCGCACATCCGTGTGGCCGTTGTACAGGGTGAAGATGTGGGCGCGTGGCCCGCTGCTGTCCTCGAAAGCCGACTGCAAGCGGGATGTCGTGAGGATGGCTGCCTATGCTTCTAGCAGCGCGTCGCCGGGCGCCGTCCCGGTTGAGGAGCTTATGTCGTTCCTCGTGGTGCCAgggccatacctcgttggtgATGGATCGTCCAAGAAGCTGCATCTCTACATTCGCATATGCAAGCACATGTAG